atatatatatatatacatgtccTCATTATGGGGTCTCATCTCCCTAGACACTTTTTGGAGTGGCCTCACACTCCCGCAGGTGGCAGTAGTTAGAAGCCAATGCAGAATAGCTAATGTTACCCCAGCAGGAAGACTGATTAAACCTTCCCCTGAGAAGTGACTTACCATCAAGCATAACATGAAAGCTTGTTGCTGTAGCAGGACAGCAATTGGAAATCTGTTTGATGATGATTGACTTAACTCCAGCATAAAGATTTAAATCTTGACAAGAGCAGTCCAGTGTTTCCCTATGGAGCCTCTCAAGTTGAAGATAtgggaaatattattttaacacTACTGTCTGAACCATACAGTAAGTGATTGTTATGAACAAATTTCCTATatttcttgcttatttttcctACTTCTCTTGTATgctaaggagaaagaaaataacttgtaCTGTATTTCATAGATCACAGATTTTCAGATCCAGAAAGAGTGAACTACAAATTTGAAAGTGGACCTTGGTAAGTACCTTCTTGCTGTGGTACCCCCTCCTTTCCACCCTCACTCCCTCCCAGGATACTGCTTAGATAAGCTATACTTCTCTATATTTGTAATTTGCAAATAGCtgttacaattatttttatttatcttgctACTGCTGTGGGAGTAAATTGGTTGCTTTAAGTGGGAAAAGGAACAGATATTCTATGATCAGATGCAAGCCAGCTTTCTTGCTAGGCTTCACTGTTGCCTATTAGCTGCTAGTAGTTCTGGGTTTTGCTAAGAAGTGCTTATAATGGGTGTGAAGTGTACTGTGGTATTAACAAAGAATATAAACATTATTGCAGAAGTTACCTTATTGATATTAACTCATACTTTTTCTGCAATTTGCTTCACAGTTACTGAAAACATAATGATGATTTTTCTTTACTGGGGAGAAACATTTCCATAAACATACTGTGCTACCAGTAAATTGCTTAAGCTATGATGGTTGTCTTCCCAAATATGTTTTAAACATAAAGTTTTATCTATTTTTGATGactgctttgttgttgtttcaaggtttttgttttgtttggttttgtggtattttcggggtgggggggggttgtttggggttttttgtgggttttttatgcaATCTGCGCAAAAACATGTTTTACTCAGTGTTTTGCTGGATATTTCCTCTGCAGTAGCCCAAGAGGGTGTTAAACTGACCTTATTTAGATTCTCACCTTGCATTAATACTTCAGTCTTCCAGATTAGGGGAACTGTCATAGTGGTTGATGATGCTCCCACTTTTGAGccaaaagaagcaagaaaagaatGCAACAATATTGGCAGAAAGTAACCAGTGTGATTAGTTCAAGGGTTATGTTTTAGTATTGTTCTAAGCTTTTTGCCTTTCACTAACAAAATCCTAGAATGAGGTGGAAGATTCCCATTTTAATTTGTGATAGTGAGAAGTTCAGAATTAAGATGCAGGGGGAACAGTTTGGAACAGACAGCTACAGAAAGGCCACCtgctaaattaaaataaaagtgagaAACATGACCCTCCAGCTTCAGAGAATACCACACAGCCCTTTTATTAGAGGTAGTCCTCTGCTGCTGAACAACACTTCATCTGCTTAATCAATTCCATAGTCTCTTCTGTGTGAAAACCTGTCCTTGCAATAGCCAGAAAGGCAGCCTTGGGTGGCTGTAAATGTTTTGTTCTACATGGCACTTTTAACATGTAAGAGAACAAAAGAGACTGCGGTAATAACCAATTAAACCTGGCTTTCTGTGGCTGAGCTATTCCCATGCTAAGCAGCCAATGTAGCCTGTAGCTATATTAGTCTTTAGTAGCACAGTGGTGGCCTGAACAACAATGTTAAGGCTGAACTCTTTGGGCAGGACTCGTCTACGTGCTGAGTATAACCCTGAACAGATTTGGTCTTGGCTTGTGACTGGCTCTTACACACTGTCAACACTACAAATAATAAGCCCCAACCTCTGTTACATCCAACTGTTCTGCCTCTATTTCCACTTAGCAAGCTTAATTTTATACCTAGTAACTCTGCTCTGACAAGAGAGAAGCACAAACCATTGGCATGTCAGGATTGGGGAGTAAATTAGAAACATTCTCAAAGAGATGAGAGCTCAAGGAGCAAAAGTGgtgaaacaggaaaggaaaacttaaCAGAGCAGTTGTCCCCTGAGGAGAGAGACTTGCAATGGCTTTGGATGGTGGTGGCACTTAGCACttgctgccctggcagcagacATGGAGCAGGGACAGAAGCCTGTCCCTGGATCACAGGTGACAAGCAGGAAGGGTAGTGTCTGGTGGATACTATAGGCAAATATCTCTGCATTACTACCTTttcctgtgcctgcagcagcaagatGGAACTTGTGGATGACAATGCGGTTATCCGAGCAAGAGGATTGCCATGGCAGTCATCTGACCAGGACATAGCAAGATTCTTCAAAGGCCTAAATATTGCTAAGTTAGTAGCTAAGAATTTACCTCTACATTTGCAGTACTTTGTCTGCACCAGTCACGGAGACTTACTGCTCTTTTGGTTTAAATCCTGCAGGGGAGGTGCTGCACTATGCCTCAatgcccagggcaggaggaatgGGGAGGCTCTTGTGAGGTTTGTAAGTGAAGAGCACAGAGATCTAGCACTACAAAGGCACAAGCACCACATGGGGAATCGATACATCGAGGTGTGTGACGTTGGCTTTGAAGTCCTCCTCTCAGCAGGAGTGCAAACAGCATGCCAATAacatgttctctttttttttctgtaggtgTACAAAGCAACTGGTGAAGACTTCCTTAAAATTGCAGGAGGTAATTTTTAGGGAGTGAGAAGGAAGGGTTGTTCCATCAGCATCTGTAACTAACTTATGGCTGTAAAATGCTCCTGTTGGATGtgatctttcatttctttctttgaatgAGTAGATGGCTGGTGTGTTGATTACTACATACTCTGCTAACAGCAGTCAGAGACACTAATGATTTACCATTGTCCATCTTCCAATGTCCATATTTCTCTTCTACATTCTTGTCATCTTCAAGCAGCCTATCAAATAAGGATTTGATCAGGCAAGGTTATCTCGTATGTGAACTTAATTTGTTAGGTCATCTTCTTAACTGAAGGGACTTCAATGTTATTGgttgctgaaaaacaaaactagagTAGTTTCTCAAAACAATGACTGCTGTTGCTGTGGAGATTTCCATGTAAAAGCAgacagatcatagaatcatagaatggttggggttagaagggaccttcaagatcacctagttccaacccctgtgcatgggcagggacacctcccactagaccaggttgctcaaagccccatccaacctggccttgaatgcttccagggagggggcaagtATATACTGCAAGATATTGCAGTATCAATAGCAAGGGAtttatggaaattattttcttcaaatcttTGCCTCACACTGAAGGGGGCATTCATGGGGAATATCTATTTAAGGCTAGTATCAAAGTATTTGCAGCCTTGAATTGAAAGGCTACAAAACTTGTTCCACACACTCTCCTGTGGtgtcttttcctctgcttcatcACTGCCAGCATATAGAATTTAAGTTAAGATCCAATAAACTGTTATGTATCTACAATACTACCTTAAGGTCCTTGTTGGTTCCTAACAGATTGTGGGATTACTAATGACTAACTGGGTGTCTGTAGTTGAGGTTTTAAAGTGGGAGAGACTGTTAAGCTATCAAATGAATAAATAGTTGGTAGGCTTGGTAATAGTTATACCATTCAAAGTAAAGACATTGCACACTTACACTAGGGAGAAATGGTGCACGTCTGGCACCAGCAAACTTACCTGCAGAATGAGCTAGCTATAAGAGAAAGGACCATACTGAGATGTGAAGTTGGTTAGCAGCTATCCTTGGTTAGGATAGTGTTATGAGCATCAGTGGTCTTCTTCTAGAGATGCTGAGAGTAGAATTGGAAGGCTTTGGTAGTTTTATCAGGGTAGGATGAAATTCCTGAGCTGTTTGCAACGTGTCCTTCCAACTTTCTTTCCAAGCACAATAGTCTGGGTACTTGGTTACTATGAATTATGGCTTCAGACCAAGCTGAAGGTATTTGTAAGTTAGAAAGATGAGGTGTGTAGTAGCACAGACACTGCTTATGCAAAAGTTTCACagactctgcttttctttggctCTGAACATTTTaagtactttattttttcctttacaatAAGGATGAATGTCTTCCAAAGGATAGAATAACATTGCTGGACTTTGGTGGGAAGTGTCCTACAATATTTCTAGTTTATCAAAGTGGGACATCTTTTCCTGACCTTGGAGGCAAACATTGTTCTACCTGCTCTAAAACTGCCTGTGAGGAGGAGGTAGCTATGCCAGACTTGCTTATGATTTTGTGGATGCCTAGACTTAAATacttctctgcttcttcttcttaaAAGGCACTTCCAACGAGGTTGCACAGTTCTTGtcaaaagaaaaccaagtgATTGTCAGGATGCGAGGTCTTCCTTTCAATGTGACAACAGAAGAAGTGCTGACATTCTTTGGCCAGCACTGCCCCGtaacaggaggaaaagagggagtCCTGTTTGTCACGTACCCTGACAGCAGGCCAACAGGGGATGCTTTTGTCTTGTTTGCTTGTGAGGAATATGCacaaaatgcactgaaaaagcATAAGGACTTGCTGGGGAAAAGGTACATTGAACTCTTCAGGAGCACTGCAGCAGAAGTTCAGCAGGTGGGTGTAAAGCTTACAAACATTGGCTTCTTGTCATCCAAATTCCTACACTGGCACACAGTAGCAGGTACTGCCTGGCCGTAACTTgaaagctgcttctctcttctgtcACTCCTGACTCTTGCTGGGAAAAGTACTGTCTGAATTTCCATGAGATTTTGCTCCCTCTAAATGTAAGGTCTTATGGTATATGGATGTTCTACCTCATATATACAAACCTTTCAGGTTTTGGTTTCCGATAGCCTTGCAAACGGTAGTTATAGCAGAAAGTTTTTGGATCTACTGCTTTATGGTACATATACTGAATTTTTTGAAGTCAAATGATGGCTTACTCAGGAGTTTTGGCAACAAATCTTGATCTTAAAGACTTATATTTAGTTCctgacacagaaaaacagagccTTTTGACGTAGCTGTCTTCTTCAGAGCAATGCATCTGAAAAGCCTTACGAATTGCCTCTTAGGGCAGGTCTCAGGCATCTTCTGCCAGCATTGGTTACCTAGCAGAGGGTAGTAGGACTTTGTTAAACTGGGCCTGAAGAGTGTTAACCCTTGCATTAACTGCAACTAATGGTCCATCAAGCCATGTTATGTTGtccagagaaaggaaattaaagctGAGAGGATTGTGTATGTATGTCTCCAAAGATTTGTAAGGCTTCAATTGAGGTCACTAACTTACTTCTAAACAGGATTCTAAAAGGTCTTGTCTGTGATACAAATTACAACCAACCAATAGCCATGTCATTGTAACCAAGCAATGGCACAGCTCTGATCCCCCAAACATGTAGAGATTTCAGTTTCTCCATTGAAGAGTGACACTGTGAAAAGGCATAGCAGCAACACTCACTTTAGTAATTGTATTTTTCTCAAGTTCTCTcataagtttatttttttagcaaaacCTGCTGATACCTGCataaatgtaaattaatctTAATCTTGCTCAGAGAAAGTTAAGGGGTAGTGATTGAACAGTCAGTGAACTCTTGACCAGGCAGGGTTTTTACTGTTAAAATTAGTAGCAAAAAATCTCAAAGCATGACTCTTACAGATACTGTGGCTCTGTAACATCATCTATAACTTGATGGACTCTTGCATATGAAGTCAGGGATGTTTGGCAGTGAAATATGCTTCTAGCTCCCACGCTCTTCTGAAGTTTTgctgaggaaatatttttgggCAGAAGTCCCCTAAGAGGTCTTCTGTGAGTTGCATAACAGTTCAGGTAAATTCTCAGAACAAAAATTATGCTTCTTGAAAGAATTATCAAAATATTTACCTTAAATCATCTGAATTCTAAGTACTGCTGCTGTGGTTTAAGCTCAGAATCTAGCTCACTGGCTTCTCAAAATGCTGCCTGGAGTGGAAACAGGCAGCATTGGTGGTCCGTTCAGTTCCTCTGAATGTAACAAGTAAGGAGGCTTTCTGTAACCTCTCTTTTTCTGATTTGCACAGGTGCTGAACAGGTACTCCTCCACACCTCTCATTCCTCTCCCAACACCTCCTATTCTTCCAGTATTACCTCAACAATTCGTGCCTCCCACTAATGTCAGAGACTGCATACGTTTGCGTGGTCTTCCCTATGCTGCTACTATAGAGGACATCCTGGAGTTTTTGGGGGAGTTTTCTACAGATATTCGGACCCATGGAGTTCACATGGTACTAAATCACCAGGTTGGTAGACGCTACGATTTTAGTCAGCCTGTGCCAGTTGCCTGTATATGCAAACGTGGTTCTTCTAATGATATCAATAGGGAGACGCCTTTGGGATTGACGCTTGTGGCATTAATTGTCCTCCAGCTCTCCTCTAAGTGTACTGGCAGTAGATAGTTGGCTTATTTTAACCTTACTGCTGCATTTGCTCTAGAATGATTCTGCAGGGGTTGGTGCTCCCAGAGAGGCAGGTGTGATCCTGCATGGTAGAAGGCTTGAACCGAAGGATCCTGCCCAACAGCATGCATAATTCCTCTTATACCAGGCAAGGAGTATCTTCAAAAGTGTGGGCAATGTTAACTCTCAAAGGCATTCTTAGCTCAACAATGTGCCTCAGGTATATTTGAGGACAAATGTGGCTCAAAGAGACAAGATTTCCTATGGCATAAATCAGGAGCTGAAGTTTGTTTCCTTAACTATGTGGTTGCTTTCTTTAGGCAGTCACAGCTAAGTACCAAGATTAACAGCTCATTGACATGTATAAGCAGTTGCATCTTTGCCATTGTTTTTTGGGAGCAGTTTCTACCAAAACTTTTTAGACTAAGGGTTGTGCATTGTTATGAGGCTTTTATCTGCATAGTCTTGTGACTAGAGGGAGGACaccagcagaaaacaagcaacgaggctggtgaagggactagagggaaagtcttgggaggagaggctgagggagctcgggttgtttagcctggggaagaggagactcaggggagaccttaccattctcttcaactacctgaagggaggttgtagtcaggtgggggtcGGGTCGgactcttctcccaggcaactagtgacaggatgagagggcagGGTCTGAAACTCTGCCAGGGGTGGTTTAGGTTGGctattaggaagcacttcctcatgcaaagggtgatcagacattggaatggactgcccagggaagtggtggaatcaccatccctggaggtgtttaaggaaagactggatgtggcacctagtgccatggtctagctgatgtagtgatgttaggtcataggttggacttgatgatctcagaggtcttttccagcttcagttctgtgattctttgagaCAGCAGCTCCTCTAACTCTATGGATGTGCCCTGTGTGGTTGCTCTGATTACACTGGTTATTGtagtataaaaatgttttttctgaaagtgtttttaTCAACATGAAGCCTAAgctgaaatgacaaaaatacTTCCTTGCTCTGGAGTAGGGTTTCTGTGTTTTGGAGTGGGGGGAGCAGGAACTATAGTTATTCCAGTATCTTTCTATCTAAAGAGATTCCTAGGTCTGTGAGGACTTTACCTAGAAATGGCTGGAAGACTATAAAGGGCTGAGAGAGGCTAAGAAAAGATGCAGATAATAAAGCACTAAATGGCTAAAAAAACTTCCCTGTTGTGTATCCTGCTCATTTACAGCTCTCTATAAggatataattttattttctctacaaGTGCATACCTAGCCTTAGGCTAGtacccttttaaaatattccagcaGGTATTGGccttaacaaaataatttttaaaacccaaTAAATTAATGTTTGGCGCTTGCATGTATTTATCctagaatttttaaaaccacagaTAATAAATGTGGATTAGACCTTCCAATTCTGCATTCCTACTAAATTGTTAAGAGTAAATCTCAAAGCACCTATACAGTCCTGAACTGTAGTCTCTCTTCCATAGGTGTCCttagttgttggttttttttaaatgtagaaatAACATGGCTCAAGCTGCAGTGTTGCTTAATTGAAACAGGTGAATAAATGCAATCAGGTGAGTCCAAGTTGGAAGAACTTGAGGGAGAAGAGCTTAAACGTGCTGGTGAATGCTTGGGTTGACTGACTGTGTTTGACTTTGGAGATGAATATACCTGTTGCTGAAGAGACTGGTTTTAACACAAAAATTATTGCTATGCTGCTACTTCATGGGAGCTCCAGAAACGTGAGTTTTTTTGACTGCCTTGTTTATAGGGACGTCCATCAGGAGATGCTTTTATCCAGATGAAATCTGCAGATCGAGCTTTTCTGGCTGCACAGAAGTGTCATAAGAAGACTATGAAGGACAGATATGTTGAAGTCTTTCAATGTTCTGCTGAGGAGATGAACTTTGTATTAATGGGGGGCACTTTAAATCGAAATGGCTTGTCCCCACCACCATGTAAGTTACCATGTAAGTTTTGCATGGGTCTTGCCAGTTCTCTCTGCTGTGTGCGGGTAGGTGTTGGGGCTGCTTTCTTGACTCTCATTCTGGTTCTTGGAAAGGAGTGTCAGGTGGGGGCAATAAGACCTTTTAATCTTAAATCTTCAGCAGCTTGCaatcattatttttccctttggttGTGAATTACTGTGACTGAAGAACTAGTTTAGAATTACTCTTGCTTTTCTAATGGCAaacttcccctcctctccctgaaATTTAACTTGGCCAGGGTGAGCCATGACTCTGAAAACTAAGCCCTGCCGAGAGCTTACAGAACAGTTTCCCATTTGAACTGgtttgcatttacatttttcatcaCAGTGAACATGTCAAATAAAAGCCCTTTCCCTTGCACTTCCAAAACTTAATTTATGAAACCATTGGTAATGATCTTCTTTAGGACTTAACCACAAGTGTTTTGCCTCTTTGAACCACTACTGACTGAACTCTTCCTTTACTTTTTGTTGTTCCTACAGAATTGAGGTTGCTTGTGTGTATGTAAAATGCACATAGGTTTGGCCTCAGAATTACATAAACtgtatttaatgtaaaattatGCTCTTTAGAGCTACTAAGATGAGTGTGGACTTGTAGGCAAGCATTTGGGGGGAAATGCTTTAAGAGCTTAAGGGCTAATATCTTAAGCATACATGCCATATAAATTTAAGCCTATGggaaaaataatactttgcTTCCAGGATCACAAATGGCAAGGTAGTCAAGTAGGagctttctttttgtctctctaTGTAGGTGTGTTATCAGTGGTGGTGGATTTTTGAAAAAGTGTCCTCTAAATCCTAATTAGAGCTGCCAATATGGCAGCAAGCCTCTTGGGTGTGGTTCCTTTGAGTGTGAGTAGATTGTCAGCTAATCCTTAGGAGATAAGTTTTCCAGGTGACTAGTGcctttctatttatttgtttgttttgcaatcGAAGTATATTTCTGAGTAGGGATCTGCAGTATGTAGTCCTGTGTGACACCTGTTTTAGACAGGGGTTGGAAGCTTCTCCTGAGAGCTCCTAGAACGAGTTATTCAACAGAGTCCTGAAGTTTGGGAGCTCTTAGGTGGCAGCATTCCCGTTTCCAGCTACAGATGCCAGTGATGTATTCCTCAGATAAATGCTCTCTGCTCTGTCACTACCCCATCCCACAGTACAGTGGGATGCTGAATGTCACTTTAAAGTAAGCTATTTTTGTTATTCAGGTTTATCTAAAGCTTTTATAAATTCACTTTGTtactggggaggggaagaaaaggaaaaggcaaaggagAAGGGTGAACTCTCATCTGTGCGAATTCATTTAGGGTCTCGCACCTTGCTGAAACACCACCAAgtgtaattttaatattatttctttttcacttacCCTATTTCCAGAGTGAGAGGTGGGGTTTTGTGTATTACTGACTTTGCTTTTGACTGGAGGGGTGAGCACAACACTTTTAGTCAAACCCGTGCTGGCGGCTCAGATTTATTCTCCATGTTGACCAAGAGAACGAGACACTTGTGAAGACTCTACTTACTGCAGAGCTGTTCACCTAATGAAGACCATATATATGCTGGAATTTAAAAGGTCCtaatctgttttccatttgttcCCTTTAGGCCTTTCACCCCCTTCCTACTCTTTTCCGGCTCCTGCTGCGGTTGTGCCGACAGAAGCTGCTCTATACCAGCCCTCCATGCTCCTGAACCCTCGGACACTCCAGCCCTCCACTGCCTACTaccctgctggggctcagctctTCATGAACTACACAGCCTACTACCCCAGGTAAAGCAGAGGAGAAACCAAGCAGGaacaaagaagtatttttgcaGCAAATGCACAAAGCTCACAAAAGAACATTGCTGTGCTAAAGGCTTGTGCTACCAAGAACACCTTGTTTGGAATCTTGTTCAGGAAAACAATTTCAGGATATCTAGGGATTTCCCAAGTTTTAGGGTCTTTCAGGTAgtgttgtcattttttttgttgtttttttaaacatagtcACGCAGTTACGATggaaattttttgttttggtgttttggttttctttttgttggttggttgttgttttttttcacctaaCATGCCTCTTAAGCTTGTTAGTTTGCACTGTTGTGCCCTCAATGGGAATTGATGTGTGCAGTACTCCTTCCTGTGTCCGTAAAGAAGCCCCTGGCTCCTTTTTAGAAGGGGTGGATTGGAGTCTGCCCTGACAAATTCTGCTgaaattatctttgtttttgTAATAAAGTAACTTTTGACCTTTATGATTAAAACTGCGTTTACTTATTTATAGTAGTACTGCATTGAAGCCTAAATGTATTGAGTGCGTGTGTAAAGCATAAAGAGGCATATATTCTTCCTGACTTGCTAAACACCTCTCACAAAGGGCTTTTGGCTCTTCTGGATATATTAGCAATCTTCAGACCAAACACTTTATATACCATTCATCCTCTGCAGTCAAGATGCCTTGGAAAGAGCCATGTTCCCTATAAGCCATAAACTATTCCTTGTCTATCAGGAAACCTGCTGAAGAACTCAAGTCTTCTATTAGATGCTGACCTGTGCTTTTTTTATCTGGAGAAAGGTCTGAGTAGATACTTATGAAGCAATATGGACTCTCTAGTACCTGTAAGATAACAAAAGTTTTCTTATTACTTTACACTAAACCAGTATGTTTGTGAGCTgcttgttttgggttttttattaaaatgttttcatcacTCATGAGTTAATTCCTATAATGCCTTCATGTCTGTCTTATGGTTATGATAATATGTTACCAAACTGAGCTTCTTTAAtgtaagaacaagaaaaaataaaattccaaacTTGCACTGGCAATATAAAACAAGTTTCTTAATAACAGTTTTATATGTCATGAGAACACAGTAGCAGTAATAGTTTGTAGTGACTTTGACATGTTGTACTTAAAGTAATAATAGACTGGCCACTGCAGGCTAAGTGTCAGGCCCTACAGAGGTCTTTATGGGACCCCATGTGAGTCTCATCACTGCTTGCTTGGGTGGTAGGCATATAGGTTGGTTACAGACTCATCAGTCCCAAAATCCCCTCTTTTATGTTCTCATCTGACAGTTGCATGCTGTTCTTGGGAAACTATACCGATGTAGCTTCGGTGCCAACTACAAGTAcctcccttaaaaaaaaaaaaaaattaagtaacatTTCTGGAGTCAACTTGGGTCCTTTCCATTTTATGAGATCTGATGTTTGGATATTGCTTTTCCATCCAGAGTAAATGTTTTATCTACAGACAAATGGTATATACTGCAATAGGAGCAGTGTTCCATTGTAGCtgatattttggtttgttttttttgttttggtgttttgttgtgttttgtgtttgtttttcctaaaaaaaagtaagttttattgcttttcagGCAACTTCCTGTGGTTTGTAAAGGATGCAATAAGTAATTGGGTCCCTTTCCTGTAGCAATCAGAACTCTCTTAAATGGACTTTTCTCATTCTGAAATTTAATTCAAAAAGTGTGGTGCATTTATATGCATGTACATGGAAAAGCAATAGAGACCTAGTGGCTAATGATCAGACAATGGTTTATAAATCTAACTAGTGAATACTTATGGAAATAAGGAAAGATTCTCTGACCTGCTGCCAAAAGTTTTTACTGCTTGTGTTTTGCATGGTCAAGTGGCTTTATAATAGCCAACTCTGTTCTCCACACAGTAATCAACCTAgactgggggggggaggggaagcatTGCTTTGGCCATCAGTGTCTATCAGAAATGCTCAGAACTCTGACTCTTAATGCTCTTCTAGCATTGGTGATGAAACCAAATGGTGTAAGGAAATGGATGTCTTCTATGCTATTAAAATAGCTTTAGTGAACTCCTCATGAAAAGGAGGGAGAGCAAGTTATTCGGGATCTGTCTTTGATATCTCTGCTCAGCTTGTAATTATATCTGGCAACATGTTCTGACAGCAAATCAGTGGTCTGTGTCTCTGCCTAGTCCCAGGCTtttgagaaaaagaacaatAGGATTAATGGGAGGGAGGGGTTGCTTTCCTTATCTAATCCTGGATGAATAGGTGTACTAGTTGCTGTGTACATGTACATTGAAAGTAATGAATAACTCCACAGCTTGGTAACTGCTAATGTGTCTGTAGAAACTTTCACCATACACAAACTTGAAAGTTACCACTATGGAATTTGTAGTTTTAAAACAGTTAAATGTTATTATATTTATTCAATTCTAATGCCATTTTGATCACTTTTAAGCAGTGCCTCTAAAACCTCAAATTTCTGTTAAAGTCCATAATTGTAGGAAGacacttgctttgttttgtttttgttgtttttttaattaacaatatTTTGAATAGTGAAGTAGAAAGAGGAGCTTTTTACTCAACTGGGTAGTATGCTGGTGGGACACGTAGGCAAAAAACTATGTGGAAGCTGAAAACTGATGTGGGTTCAAACAAACTAGATAAATTTCAGGGCAGGAAATTCATTGTGGGGTAGTGAATACACAGAAACCTCAGGAAGTCCTTGAACTCAAAATAACTGGAAGTGTTCCTTGTGTTCTGTGTCCTATGGTAAACCCTTGTGCTATTGAACCAAGGTGGGCAGAAGAATTGGTTTGTTTGCATCTTCAAAGTAGTATTTGTCTTGAGAGATACTAATGCTGCTTGTGAGCATGGATCTCTTCCAATGTGTTTGTAGTTGTGTTCCGCTGTGCTAGTCTAATAGTAGCTA
This Apus apus isolate bApuApu2 chromosome 2, bApuApu2.pri.cur, whole genome shotgun sequence DNA region includes the following protein-coding sequences:
- the ESRP1 gene encoding epithelial splicing regulatory protein 1 isoform X2 → MTASPDYLVILFVTTAGTNGARLGSDERELLQLLWKVVDLRSKELGHLHDVLVRPDHPELTAECQEITQVDVESLALAPPLEQALRQFNQSVSNELNIGVGTSFCFCTDGQLHIRQVLHPEASKKNILLPECFYSFFDLRKEFKKCCPGSPDVSKLDVAAMTEYLNLDKSSPVFPYGASQVEDMGNIILTLLSEPYNHRFSDPERVNYKFESGPCSKMELVDDNAVIRARGLPWQSSDQDIARFFKGLNIAKGGAALCLNAQGRRNGEALVRFVSEEHRDLALQRHKHHMGNRYIEVYKATGEDFLKIAGGTSNEVAQFLSKENQVIVRMRGLPFNVTTEEVLTFFGQHCPVTGGKEGVLFVTYPDSRPTGDAFVLFACEEYAQNALKKHKDLLGKRYIELFRSTAAEVQQVLNRYSSTPLIPLPTPPILPVLPQQFVPPTNVRDCIRLRGLPYAATIEDILEFLGEFSTDIRTHGVHMVLNHQGRPSGDAFIQMKSADRAFLAAQKCHKKTMKDRYVEVFQCSAEEMNFVLMGGTLNRNGLSPPPCKLPCLSPPSYSFPAPAAVVPTEAALYQPSMLLNPRTLQPSTAYYPAGAQLFMNYTAYYPR
- the ESRP1 gene encoding epithelial splicing regulatory protein 1 isoform X1 is translated as MTASPDYLVILFVTTAGTNGARLGSDERELLQLLWKVVDLRSKELGHLHDVLVRPDHPELTAECQEITQVDVESLALAPPLEQALRQFNQSVSNELNIGVGTSFCFCTDGQLHIRQVLHPEASKKNILLPECFYSFFDLRKEFKKCCPGSPDVSKLDVAAMTEYLNLDKSSPVFPYGASQVEDMGNIILTLLSEPYNHRFSDPERVNYKFESGPCSKMELVDDNAVIRARGLPWQSSDQDIARFFKGLNIAKGGAALCLNAQGRRNGEALVRFVSEEHRDLALQRHKHHMGNRYIEVYKATGEDFLKIAGGTSNEVAQFLSKENQVIVRMRGLPFNVTTEEVLTFFGQHCPVTGGKEGVLFVTYPDSRPTGDAFVLFACEEYAQNALKKHKDLLGKRYIELFRSTAAEVQQVLNRYSSTPLIPLPTPPILPVLPQQFVPPTNVRDCIRLRGLPYAATIEDILEFLGEFSTDIRTHGVHMVLNHQGRPSGDAFIQMKSADRAFLAAQKCHKKTMKDRYVEVFQCSAEEMNFVLMGGTLNRNGLSPPPCKLPCLSPPSYSFPAPAAVVPTEAALYQPSMLLNPRTLQPSTAYYPAGAQLFMNYTAYYPSMQQRIDLYTQMIRPGQCLKNGFAFKGPSS
- the ESRP1 gene encoding epithelial splicing regulatory protein 1 isoform X3 produces the protein MTASPDYLVILFVTTAGTNGARLGSDERELLQLLWKVVDLRSKELGHLHDVLVRPDHPELTAECQEITQVDVESLALAPPLEQALRQFNQSVSNELNIGVGTSFCFCTDGQLHIRQVLHPEASKKNILLPECFYSFFDLRKEFKKCCPGSPDVSKLDVAAMTEYLNLDKSSPVFPYGASQVEDMGNIILTLLSEPYNHRFSDPERVNYKFESGPCSKMELVDDNAVIRARGLPWQSSDQDIARFFKGLNIAKGGAALCLNAQGRRNGEALVRFVSEEHRDLALQRHKHHMGNRYIEVYKATGEDFLKIAGGTSNEVAQFLSKENQVIVRMRGLPFNVTTEEVLTFFGQHCPVTGGKEGVLFVTYPDSRPTGDAFVLFACEEYAQNALKKHKDLLGKRYIELFRSTAAEVQQVLNRYSSTPLIPLPTPPILPVLPQQFVPPTNVRDCIRLRGLPYAATIEDILEFLGEFSTDIRTHGVHMVLNHQGRPSGDAFIQMKSADRAFLAAQKCHKKTMKDRYVEVFQCSAEEMNFVLMGGTLNRNGLSPPPCLSPPSYSFPAPAAVVPTEAALYQPSMLLNPRTLQPSTAYYPAGAQLFMNYTAYYPR